The nucleotide sequence TTTGATCACCCTGGGATAGTGCCTACTGGGAGGTTTCGGTTCTGTGATCTGCACCTCCTTGGAGTTGCACCGCTCATGGGAGGCAGGTCAACCTGGCAGCTGCCAGGTTATCACCCAGGCCTTCACAGTGGGAATCCTGGTGCAGTAATATTGTGATACTCAGATAACTGCTGGTGGGATGCATTAGTAGTTACACTTCTACTTGGGAGCCTCTGATGTTAGATTTTAAGGCAACAGTCATTCAAAAGGGGCAGCCAGACTACAAAAGGAAAGCTAGATCGAGCCCACCCCTGGGGATGTTCAGAGTGGAACCTGGCAGTTCCTCTGCTTCGAAGCCTTCCTGGTTTCAAGTGCAGACTGTTCACAGCCGAAGTAACCATGCGTGGTTGCTCCTAACCTAGACTAGATTTGAAGCAATGGCCTAGAGGGGAAGGCCAGGCCTTTGATGCCTTCCACGGTGCAATCACTCAACATGCTTGAGTTTGAAAAATCTGATTTGACATTGCTGATTCTGACCCCATAAGTTGATGGGCAGGCAGCTTGTGGGGCAGGATCCTGGCAGGAGCTGACTAACTGGGACCTGAgaatggagggatggggaataGGATGggaaactgattttaaaatcatCTTCTCTAGCTCCCTCCTTGGAATTCACTGCATTGCGCAGTTTTTTCCCAACAGCCTTTTCTGTTCTCCTCCCAGCTGCCAATGGATGCCGGATCTATTGTGAGCAGTAAAAACTTTCTAAACCCACACTGAGTTCAGTGGCTTCTGCCTAACCCATAAAGCTTTCAAAAACAGGAAGCAACAGGGCTTAAAATACAGTGACGAGAGAGACAATCTGTAAATAGACACTGGGGCATTTTAGTTTGTGTATTACATGCAAGGTGACCCTTTCAaagttagtttttttttaaaaaaatactcctTGGTTGGCCACTACAGCTCACTGCCCTGCTTGTTGTTCCAGAGTTTGGCTAGGTCTATTAAGGTCTCAGCTGCACAAATATAAGCTAGTGTAAACACGCTGTGTAATATGAAACAAGAGTGCACTGCATCGGTGCAACACACATACGCTCGAGGTTTGCATTAGTGTAGTTGCCCTGGTGGCTTCAACCCGAACGTAGACACACGCTAAGACCCTAATCCAGAAGAGCACTTAAGCGCGAGTATAAACTCCTTGTGGAAGCCACTGAGACTTCAGTGACACTACTgcgctttgctggattggggtaTGACTGGCTGACCGTGTTTCATGGAAACTTCAACAGGTCTGAACAAGTTTCATTTGTTCCTGTGTGTGTGGGACTGGTTTGAAGGGTGGGTCACTCTAAAGGTGAAACATGTTGACTGAATAGAGTTGGAGTCTTGCACGGCTGCTTCCTGGGCTGGCAAACCCTTCTCACCAGCACTAAAAGATATTAAAATGTATGCGGGGAAACAGTCAGGTTAGTGTACGGGAGGATAACATAGACCAGATAAGGGGTTTCTTTCAGTTAAATGGTTCATTCATCAAAGTTGTTGCTCAACCTGGCTGTTCTGGTGACCGCTGGCTTATTTCAGCAGAACTCTGTTGCAAATAGATTTGTGAGCAgaataaacaagtcactgtctgtatgaaattgtagtttgtactgactttgattgtggtttttatgtagcctagtgtaaaactaggcaactatctagatgGGTTGATGTAACCCCTGGAAGACTTCAGTGTACCTCCAGGGTTACATGTAcccgggttgagaaccactgggctagatgaactcaGTATCTTTGAGAGGTTAAGACTTTTGATCCCCTGATAGAATGTAGTTGTAACACAAATCTTTTCCCTTTAAGTCATTTAACCTTAATTTCGCCCCACACTCTGATACTTAGATCACCCCACCCCAGGAGGGAGAGCTGACCTACCCAAGCATGAAGCACCTCTGTCTccaggcaggagagcagcagactGCTGCATGGCCTTGACAAGTCAGTCAAGCCTAAATGTTCAGGAACAGCCCCTGATTGTCTGCCCAGCTTGATACCTTAGGGACTAGTTTTAGGGGTGCAGAGAGCACCCAACAGCTCTTACGTACTCAGCACCGCTGAAGCCAAAAGGGGGTTTCAAGTTGAGTGCCCAAAAACTGACATCTAAGAATAAGGGGCTGCTTTTGAACTCTGCCAGTTTCTGCACTCATttttgctggtgtaaatccaaagtaactccaGTGAAATCTGTGGAGCGACTTTAGATTTATAACCAAGCAGAATCTGGTCCTGTTTCTCTTTTACCTGCGTGCCAGACAGATCTTATTTTGCCTGTTGTGGGGGAAGTCAGTTCATTAGGTACAAGACATACAGATCTGAAAGCAGTTTACAAGATGTCACTAATTAGCCCATGCCTCTGTCCCCAGGTGGAGGAGTGCCTAGCACGCAGAGATATCGCAGGAGCGAAGTCCGCCTCTGACACCGCAAGAACCATCAACATCCTCGCCGTGGTGATCGGGCTGGCATGCATCGGTGTGGTCATATTCTTTATGATCCAGAGAGTTCAGCTGCTCAGTGCAGCACAACCCACCCAGTTTCCCTCATTCTATCATTCAGGCTGAGGCCAGGGTGCTGCCCCCCAGGCTTGGGGAGATGAAACCACCACTGCAAAAATCTGTCTTTGAATTCTGCTCTCTTTAGGTTCTCGCTCTTCTTTATTCTGCTGGTAGCCAGTAAGCTTCCTCTACAGCTGGTGCTGCCATAAGTATGTTTGCAGGTTTTATGCCCCCAAGATCATCATCAAGCTGACAGCTGCAGATATTGAATTGGGATTCCCTCTCTCTCAGCCTTTACCGCAGCCACTTGGGTATAGTTCTCATAGCACTAACTCCTTTCTCACTAGACTGGAAAGAAATCAAGAAAAAGACACTGAAATCTTTCCAGGCCACACAGACAGACTTGCTGCTAATGCCGAGGTTCTTAACTAAAGCACCAcgtgggagcaggggctgcactgcaggggggaAGCTTGCAGGAACTATTGCACCCCatagtggctgctggctgggtgcccagctctgaaggcagtgccaccatcAGCAGCCacggggggctgagagcagctcCTGACCCTGCATCTCCACCCATTGGGAGGCACTgtgcagggcaggtggaggggttgggactccccacagctgcctgttcTGGCCTGGGTTCCTGGTCCCTGCTCCTCAAGGTTCTCTTGGCCTCAGAGCCAGGTCCCCCAGCATGGTGGCTGTTACTGGCTGTGAGCAGTTGaagggcagcagggagctgagaaGCAGCCCCAGCCTGAccaggaggcagggccggggaggaagTGGGGTCAGAATttaggaggagcaggggtggggatatGGAGAGCCAggggcactgccccccctcctgcCTCAAGCTGGCACCACCTCCcctcttccagtctcctccccTCACATTTTTTCAGGCTTAGATAAAAAGATAAGTGTTGGCTCTAGCAATGATGCCTGGGGGCCACATTCATCCCCAGTCTCCCACCTTCACTGGCTCCAGCTAGCACCTGTCCTGTTTAAAGCACACAGCTTGTTAGGTTACTAAGTGCCTGGTAGCTGAGACCACTGCTGTTTTCGCACTAGCTCTGGGAGGAGATGATTGTAGTAGATTACCGAGAGCTGTTCAGGGCTAATTAATGTAATCACTTCTCTGTGAAAGTTTTGGATCAACTCTTGTTATAAATGTAACTGAAAGATGGGTTTACTCTGGCTGTGACACCACTGCTGTGTATGATGAGTTTCATAGTTGCTGCTACGGGTGGCTTTTTGCCCACCACCCCCAAAGCAAAAGAGAGGGAATGGATCATAAAAGGCCAGAAAGTGGCAGGGGAGCTCCAAGGCAGATAGGAAACCTTGAACTACTTTAAATTCTTCGGAGTAGATTTCACTGTGTCTGTTAAGCACGGCACCTTGCCCTTCACAAGAGCTGATGGAAGAGTTCAGAAGCACAGGGAGCAAAGATTGAGAGAATGGATTTTACACGGGGCTTGTATACGGTTTAAAAGAGAGGGCTTATCTGTAAACAGCTTATTCCAATGTTTCTAAAAGTttacaaaaatgtaaataaatgctTCCAATACTAAAGGGCAGTGGCTCTACTTTTTAGTGTGTTTAATCTCTTCTGCGTGTTTAAAACTGCTCAAAATAGGTTCATGCTGGTGAAAGGTACCAGCCCTAGAAAGAAACATTCGGTTTCTGCAACAGACAGAGCAGAGCTGTGAAGCATGACCTGGCTTGAGCTCCCTTTTCTGCTAGGAGTGAAAGTTCCTTCTCCATGGTCATGCAGGACCACACTCATTTTAATACATCATTCTTTTTTTATAACCTGAAATATAAAAAACtctcaaactgatttttttttcccccaattttgaCACACAGATTTTTCTCAAACACTGGTTTAGTCTTCCAGTGGAATCTGTAATGTAAACCCTCCAACTCATTTTGTAGGCTAGCCAACAACTGTCAGCTGGTAGCAACTTTGCATCTCTTCCAGCATGGGCTGGACTTGAACCagccagaggcaaaaaaaaatcaccatctcATGTAGTCACCCATTCTATTGCTGCCTGTACCCAGAGGTGATTGAATGCCCGTTAACACAATTCAGCTTTAACCTACTCGGCAAGAAGGCTCCTTAGTTGGTCCGTATCTTCCTCAATAGTGCTGGGTCTGGGTCCAGGCGGCAGAGCCAGGCCGATGTTgatgacaatggctggaagtgaTGCCACTGTGAAGGTAAGAGGGGAAAAGCTCAGGTATCTCTTTCTAGAGTTCTTTACTCAAAGAAAGAAGATGCAATTCCTCCTGGCCCAAACCGCCTCTATCCACTCAGATTTCAGCCAGTGCAGTTGTATTTCAGGCTCCCAGCAGCCTCTTGAGCCATGTTACTGCCTcatagggagggagggggctggggaggggctgtgtgtttGAATATGTTTGAAACAGGAGGGGCCAACACTGCCTCTTACTGAGATAAAGCCGGGGTACCCTTGGAGTAACTACTGGTGTACGCaagagaaggatcaggcccaaagctgCCAGCTCCAATTTAGACACTACCTTATATCCAATCAATTCCAAGAGGCTGCTGGGGCTTCTCAGAAGTCACAGGAAATACAAGGCCTCCAGTttcctctagggcagtggtttgtgaactttttttttacactggtgacctctttcaaacagcaagcctctgagtgcgacctcccctTTCAATAcccttataaatgctggaggcaaagcagggtttggggtggaggctgacagctcgcagcCAAATAGCACAACGGCTCTTCTGTTTGTGGACCACGTTCTGCCGTGGCAGAGCAAACAGATTGGGTCTAATCAGCCTTTCCCATCCCACTACCAGAGTTTTGAGCTATAATCCATCCTAAATTGGTTGTGGGTTGCACTGCCACCTAATGTCACAGTGCTTCATTACAGCAAAGCTTATGCTGGTaaactctaagggcttgtctacatggggaaattggccAGCAGAGTTATTCCAGGATAAGGATTCTACTAttgctattctggaatagctctCCATGTGGAACTTCTTACTCCAAGATAGCTACAGCATATTAAATTCACACCCTGCCTTATTCTGGAGTAACTTCCGCACACAGACAAGCCCAGAGACACTCTATCCTCCCTTCTTGTGTGTGTCACCTCCACAGAGCGCACTGCTGACAAACAAGGCATTCGTTTCCCCCATGCTCAGTCCTGGCTGGCGAGCAAGGAAGTTCCCACAACTGGATACTTGGAAGGACCCAGCAAGGAAACCCACAGGAAGCACTAGCTAGGGAGGGGGAGCAACAAAAAGCACATCCACCCACCCCAAGCCCAGAGAGCCCCAGAAACTGAACTGCAGGGTGAGTACAGCTGAGGAAGAGTCATTCAGACTAAGGGCAGGAGAACGTGGTCTAGTTGATGGAGCATTGGCACCACAGTCAGGAAACGTGGGTTCTATTTCCACCTTTGGGTGCCCCGTTTCCCACCCTCTTTCTTGTCTATTTGGACTGGATGCTACCTGGGGCAGAGTCTCTCTTACTGGGTTTGTAGAGGGTTGAGTACAATAGAGCCCTGACTTTGGCTGGGGCCTGTGGCTGTTACTGGAATACCAATAATGCCCTCCACTGCCACGTAGCCATCCAGCCTCCCTTTGGTGCAAGCCAAACACATTCCAACCAGGAGGGAGCCTCCGGGGCCTGAGCCCCCCACAGGAGATAGGAGGTGGGTTCCACTTACCTGAGCTGAGAGTCTGACGAGCAATCCCATGGTCCCATCCAGGAATGAGGATCCAGACCCGTCAAGTCCTGCAGGGAGGAAGGAGGCTGGGGTTAGGGTATAGGATTGGCCTGGTGCATGGGAATCAAGGGGCAGCGCCCCGACAACCTGCATCCAATTTGTTCCAGTCACAAATCAAGGCCCTTCCAGGAGATCCTTTTTCTGCACCAGCCCATTCCGTGCC is from Mauremys reevesii isolate NIE-2019 linkage group 12, ASM1616193v1, whole genome shotgun sequence and encodes:
- the LOC120375684 gene encoding dispanin subfamily A member 2b-like, giving the protein MDPPSAVPYARLEIPDLDSVPSYKYWSIFNILCCCLPLGLVAVFYSGQVEECLARRDIAGAKSASDTARTINILAVVIGLACIGVVIFFMIQRVQLLSAAQPTQFPSFYHSG